The following proteins come from a genomic window of Chlamydiales bacterium:
- a CDS encoding RNA methyltransferase: MLITSRKNPKIKEIKKLWKRSEREESQRFLIEGYREISRAHAVEIESLFYCPEFFLGANESQLIGQIRGTSYRCNKEVFSSISYRDRPDGLLAIAKQFHTNLHEILPSKNPLYIVAESIEKPGNLGTILRSSDATAVDAVIVCDRSTDIYNPNVVRASVGTLFTLPVVEVSGKEAICWLKEQKVKIIAATPSAEIEYTKVDLRNGVAIAVGTEQYGLSRQWIEEADLQVKIPMLGVADSLNVAMATTLLLYEVIRQRSTRSS; this comes from the coding sequence ATGTTAATTACAAGTAGAAAAAATCCAAAAATTAAGGAAATTAAAAAACTTTGGAAAAGAAGTGAAAGAGAAGAATCTCAGCGTTTTCTTATTGAAGGATATCGTGAAATTTCTCGCGCCCATGCAGTAGAAATTGAATCTCTTTTTTATTGTCCTGAATTTTTTCTTGGGGCTAATGAATCTCAATTAATCGGTCAAATTCGTGGGACGAGTTATCGCTGCAATAAAGAAGTTTTTTCTTCGATCTCCTATCGCGATCGTCCCGATGGGCTTTTAGCGATTGCGAAACAATTTCATACAAATTTGCATGAGATTCTTCCTTCTAAAAATCCTTTATATATTGTGGCAGAATCGATTGAAAAACCTGGAAACCTCGGAACTATCTTACGTTCTAGTGATGCAACAGCTGTCGATGCTGTGATTGTTTGTGATCGCTCTACCGATATTTATAATCCCAATGTTGTACGAGCGAGTGTTGGAACTCTTTTTACCCTACCTGTAGTTGAAGTGTCAGGGAAAGAAGCAATATGTTGGCTAAAAGAGCAGAAAGTAAAAATCATCGCTGCAACCCCATCAGCAGAAATTGAGTATACTAAGGTCGATCTGCGAAATGGAGTAGCGATTGCTGTTGGAACTGAGCAGTATGGATTAAGCAGACAATGGATAGAAGAGGCAGATTTACAAGTAAAAATTCCTATGCTAGGAGTTGCCGATTCTCTCAATGTTGCTATGGCAACGACCCTTCTTTTATATGAAGTGATTCGTCAAAGAAGCACAAGATCATCTTGA
- a CDS encoding CinA family protein, with amino-acid sequence MTIRLLHQRFIRNSWTLALAESCTGGGLASSFVAIPDCSLYFRGGVVAYSNEIKEQILGVKPTTLVQSGEVSEQTALEMAFGILNLFKVNIALSTTGIAGPSGEETNKPVGTVCFAIVSEGDPPLLWTAYFEGSRRLIIQQAIQDALKKLDDYTRPLNK; translated from the coding sequence TTGACGATACGCTTGTTACATCAACGCTTTATTCGCAATAGTTGGACTTTAGCCTTAGCTGAGTCTTGTACAGGAGGAGGACTTGCTTCTTCTTTTGTAGCTATTCCAGATTGCTCTTTGTACTTTCGAGGAGGAGTAGTTGCCTATTCGAATGAGATAAAAGAACAAATATTAGGTGTTAAACCAACAACCCTTGTGCAATCGGGGGAAGTGAGTGAACAAACTGCTTTAGAGATGGCTTTTGGAATTTTAAATCTGTTTAAAGTCAATATAGCACTTTCTACAACTGGAATCGCAGGGCCTTCTGGAGAAGAGACTAATAAACCAGTAGGAACAGTTTGTTTTGCTATCGTTTCAGAAGGTGATCCACCTCTCTTATGGACGGCTTATTTTGAAGGAAGTAGGAGGTTGATTATTCAACAAGCCATTCAAGATGCCCTTAAAAAGCTGGATGACTATACCCGACCATTAAATAAATAG
- a CDS encoding TraR/DksA family transcriptional regulator, with amino-acid sequence MPLTKKQVEAFKTRLEEIRRHLTHMLEGTTREVKRPDEATGYTQHQADQGTDDFDRKISLEITGKEYEMLRQIDRALEKIREETYGMCDVSGEEIPLARLEAVPYATMTVKSQDMYEKGLLKD; translated from the coding sequence ATGCCATTAACTAAAAAGCAAGTAGAAGCATTTAAAACTCGTCTTGAAGAAATCAGGCGCCATTTAACTCATATGCTTGAGGGGACCACTCGCGAAGTCAAACGTCCTGATGAAGCCACAGGGTATACTCAGCATCAAGCGGATCAAGGAACTGATGATTTTGATCGTAAAATTAGCCTTGAAATTACGGGGAAAGAGTATGAAATGCTGCGCCAGATTGATCGTGCATTAGAAAAAATTAGAGAAGAAACGTATGGGATGTGTGATGTGAGTGGGGAAGAAATTCCTTTAGCTAGACTGGAAGCTGTTCCTTATGCAACAATGACTGTCAAATCTCAAGATATGTATGAAAAAGGACTTCTTAAGGATTAG
- the lspA gene encoding signal peptidase II — MSQNSLRRYSYTTLLVALGLSLLFIDFFTKSYIYHIFPFYNSLGPSYHSPVDLNFFGIHLSITLVFNKGAAWGFFSRFQLSLILVRLVVILGIFFYLFFINKKRYIIFPLLLIIAGALGNVVDFFLYGCVIDFIQLNFWGYHFPVFNLADTWITMGVIWFFLVNLMHRKKSYA, encoded by the coding sequence TTGAGTCAAAATTCTCTTAGAAGGTATAGTTATACGACACTTCTCGTAGCTCTTGGCTTGAGTTTACTCTTTATAGATTTTTTTACAAAGTCTTATATTTACCATATTTTTCCTTTTTACAATTCATTGGGTCCCTCTTATCACTCTCCTGTAGACTTGAATTTTTTTGGAATACATCTCTCTATTACCTTGGTTTTTAATAAAGGAGCAGCTTGGGGATTTTTTTCTCGTTTCCAGCTTAGCTTAATTCTTGTGCGTTTGGTTGTGATTCTTGGAATTTTTTTCTATTTATTTTTTATCAATAAAAAACGCTATATTATCTTCCCCCTTCTATTAATTATTGCAGGGGCTTTGGGAAATGTGGTTGACTTCTTTCTTTACGGATGTGTCATTGACTTTATTCAATTGAATTTTTGGGGATATCATTTTCCTGTTTTCAATTTAGCTGATACTTGGATTACCATGGGTGTGATTTGGTTTTTTCTAGTTAATCTTATGCATCGAAAAAAAAGCTATGCTTAA
- the lpxK gene encoding tetraacyldisaccharide 4'-kinase, translating to MRRWLAFWITDMIYKEHLRFLTYPLSWFYGWGISLFHWLYDHKWWLQKYAPLPVVSIGNVVVGGVGKTQLVILLAKELNDVAILSRGYRGKHEKGIKPTLVRPGTLVSDYGDEPCLLASRLPDIPVIVHRDRYKGALEAKRLGARLVLMDDGMQHRALHREIEIVVLNGKDPWGGGHFLPRGRLREHPKRLKEADLIVFVGTPSLDTQKRVRSLTKAPWIEVEIVIREIRMLNETLITSLQGKRIGIFCGIGNPIRFAENIQTLGGKIVKSFYLPDHYGMNEKELKQFAIFCKAKGAEYLVCTEKDRVKLPLSAASSPLPICWAKAEFVITKNQEAWNKMKKQITTLVGMI from the coding sequence ATGAGAAGATGGCTTGCATTTTGGATTACGGATATGATTTATAAGGAACATTTAAGATTTTTGACCTATCCCTTAAGTTGGTTTTATGGATGGGGAATCTCTCTGTTTCACTGGTTATATGATCATAAATGGTGGCTGCAAAAATATGCTCCCCTTCCTGTTGTGAGTATTGGCAATGTAGTGGTTGGAGGTGTAGGAAAAACTCAGTTAGTGATTCTATTAGCAAAAGAACTTAATGATGTAGCTATTCTTTCAAGGGGGTATAGAGGAAAACATGAGAAGGGAATCAAACCGACTTTAGTGAGGCCAGGGACATTAGTTTCAGATTATGGAGATGAGCCTTGCCTTCTTGCTTCTCGTCTTCCGGATATTCCTGTCATTGTTCATCGTGATCGTTATAAAGGAGCTTTAGAAGCAAAAAGACTAGGAGCACGCCTAGTATTGATGGATGATGGGATGCAGCATCGTGCCTTACATAGAGAGATTGAGATTGTTGTTTTAAATGGAAAAGATCCTTGGGGAGGTGGACATTTTTTGCCTAGAGGAAGACTGCGAGAGCATCCGAAACGTTTAAAAGAAGCTGATCTTATTGTATTTGTAGGGACTCCATCTCTAGATACACAAAAGCGAGTACGCAGTCTTACAAAAGCTCCTTGGATAGAAGTAGAGATAGTTATAAGAGAAATACGCATGTTAAATGAGACATTAATTACCTCCTTACAGGGGAAAAGAATAGGGATTTTTTGTGGCATTGGCAATCCGATACGTTTTGCTGAAAATATTCAGACACTGGGAGGAAAAATTGTAAAATCTTTTTATCTTCCTGATCACTATGGGATGAATGAAAAAGAACTGAAACAATTCGCCATTTTTTGCAAAGCAAAAGGGGCAGAATATCTTGTATGTACAGAGAAAGATCGTGTGAAACTTCCCTTGTCTGCTGCTTCTAGTCCACTGCCAATTTGTTGGGCGAAAGCAGAATTCGTCATTACAAAGAATCAAGAAGCCTGGAATAAGATGAAAAAACAGATTACAACACTTGTAGGAATGATATAA
- the nrdR gene encoding transcriptional regulator NrdR has protein sequence MRCPFCGNEDLKVTDSRNAFDANTIRRRRECLRCNRRFTTFEMIDLTIQVCKRNGLYEDFQEEKLISGLEAACRHTQISHEQVRNLASKITGQLMELQVREITTKEIGEIIMKYLKKMDMIAYIRFACVYRRFKDIGELMEAIQSVEPKETDCQLTKTMRSEVLVHDK, from the coding sequence ATGAGATGCCCTTTCTGTGGGAACGAAGATTTAAAAGTCACTGACTCGCGCAATGCTTTTGATGCAAATACGATAAGAAGACGAAGAGAGTGTCTGCGCTGTAATCGTCGTTTTACAACATTTGAAATGATTGATCTAACAATTCAAGTGTGTAAAAGAAACGGACTATATGAAGATTTTCAAGAAGAAAAATTAATCTCCGGTTTAGAAGCAGCATGTCGACATACTCAGATCAGTCATGAACAAGTACGCAATTTGGCTTCAAAAATTACAGGGCAACTCATGGAACTCCAGGTGCGTGAGATCACAACCAAAGAAATTGGAGAGATTATCATGAAATATTTGAAAAAAATGGACATGATCGCATATATCCGCTTTGCATGTGTCTATCGTCGTTTCAAGGATATTGGTGAACTGATGGAGGCAATCCAATCAGTAGAGCCAAAAGAAACAGATTGTCAACTGACAAAAACAATGCGGTCTGAAGTTCTTGTGCATGATAAATAG
- a CDS encoding YtxH domain-containing protein — protein sequence MTHKKSGRGKGFALGAFFGGLFGGMAVLFFAPKSGKKMRKDVAKKCHHATSKGKDMIVGALEGSSKLCKSAKTIVIEAKKAASRVVRKR from the coding sequence ATGACACATAAAAAATCTGGTCGTGGTAAAGGATTTGCCCTTGGGGCTTTTTTTGGGGGACTTTTTGGAGGAATGGCGGTACTCTTTTTTGCGCCTAAATCTGGTAAAAAAATGAGAAAAGATGTCGCAAAGAAGTGTCATCATGCAACCTCTAAGGGAAAAGATATGATTGTTGGGGCTCTTGAGGGATCTTCAAAATTATGCAAGAGTGCTAAAACCATAGTGATTGAAGCTAAAAAAGCAGCAAGCAGGGTCGTTAGAAAAAGATAG
- a CDS encoding riboflavin synthase subunit alpha, which produces MFTGIIHKIGKVVDVKKNDQLMQYALVFPYQELTIGASISVDGVCQTVAKIQDKKIWFDAIEETIKCTTLNSLEIGQTVNIERAAKMGDEIGGHMLSGHIYGTTQLVKIEKNVYTFKLPKAWKKYLFVKGYVAINGISLTLAALYQEEFNVHLIPTTLAFTTLREKQPGDLLNIEFDFFTQTTVETVERILAKTDP; this is translated from the coding sequence ATGTTTACAGGCATTATTCATAAGATTGGAAAAGTGGTAGATGTGAAAAAAAATGATCAGCTGATGCAATATGCACTGGTTTTTCCTTATCAAGAACTAACAATTGGAGCAAGTATCTCTGTAGATGGAGTCTGTCAAACAGTAGCGAAAATTCAAGATAAGAAGATCTGGTTTGATGCTATTGAGGAGACAATCAAATGTACAACACTCAATTCTTTAGAGATTGGACAAACTGTTAATATTGAAAGAGCAGCTAAAATGGGTGATGAGATTGGAGGGCATATGCTTTCTGGTCACATTTACGGAACCACCCAGCTAGTGAAGATCGAAAAAAATGTTTACACATTTAAACTTCCTAAAGCATGGAAGAAATATCTATTTGTCAAAGGGTATGTGGCCATTAATGGCATCAGTTTAACTCTTGCTGCCCTATACCAAGAAGAATTTAACGTCCATCTTATCCCTACTACCCTTGCATTTACGACTTTGAGGGAAAAACAACCCGGTGATCTATTGAATATTGAATTTGATTTTTTCACTCAGACAACTGTTGAAACAGTAGAAAGAATATTAGCAAAAACAGATCCTTAG
- a CDS encoding SIS domain-containing protein — translation MKKKILKSIGEGINAISQLSDPQNLDFIQKSAELLAHVFQDKKKVLIAGNGGSLCDASHFAEELTGFFRKKRHPLPAIAISDPGYLTCVGNDLGFEYIFGRAIEAYGEADDLFIGLTTSGNSQNLVNAFQTAKKQNLKTIAFLGKGGGKLRGIADLEILICDLVTSDRIQEAHMAAIHIIIEMMEEILFSETQKELIGTVMSV, via the coding sequence ATGAAAAAAAAAATTTTAAAATCCATAGGAGAGGGGATCAACGCCATCAGTCAACTTTCAGATCCACAAAATCTTGATTTTATTCAAAAAAGTGCTGAGTTATTAGCTCATGTTTTTCAGGACAAGAAAAAAGTTTTAATTGCAGGCAATGGAGGAAGTTTATGCGATGCTTCTCATTTTGCTGAAGAATTAACAGGGTTTTTTCGAAAAAAGAGACATCCGCTTCCAGCGATTGCAATCAGTGACCCCGGGTATTTAACCTGTGTTGGAAACGATCTGGGTTTTGAATATATTTTCGGACGTGCAATTGAGGCTTATGGAGAAGCAGATGATCTGTTTATTGGACTCACTACAAGTGGAAATTCACAAAACCTTGTTAATGCATTTCAAACAGCTAAAAAACAAAATCTTAAAACAATAGCTTTTTTAGGCAAAGGAGGAGGTAAGTTAAGAGGAATTGCAGATTTAGAGATATTGATCTGTGATCTTGTGACATCAGACCGGATTCAAGAAGCCCACATGGCGGCTATTCATATCATCATTGAGATGATGGAAGAGATTTTATTTTCTGAGACTCAAAAAGAACTCATTGGGACAGTCATGAGCGTATGA
- a CDS encoding class I SAM-dependent methyltransferase: MDQYQLLDSGGGEKLEQFGEILLIRPCPQAIWRPRLAKKIWKDAHGRFCRDQEPRWEIFSPIPERWRMSIQNLQFYIKLTEFGHLGIFPEHAILWNLLQPSGHFLNLFAYSGGASLAAAQAGSKVTHVDAAKNMVKWAAENASMNGISSIRWIVEDARKYLARAIRRKESYDGILLDPPSFGRGKSKEVFKIERDLPSMLAQCREILSDHPSFVILSCHTPGFTPIVLKQILQDAFDGTIEAGELILKGPFDLPAGAYARWQP, encoded by the coding sequence ATGGATCAGTACCAATTGCTCGATAGTGGTGGAGGGGAAAAATTAGAACAATTTGGGGAGATCTTATTAATTCGGCCTTGTCCCCAAGCGATTTGGCGTCCCCGCCTTGCAAAGAAGATATGGAAAGATGCTCATGGACGTTTTTGCCGAGATCAAGAGCCTCGATGGGAAATTTTTTCTCCTATTCCAGAAAGATGGAGAATGTCTATTCAGAATCTGCAATTCTACATCAAACTCACAGAGTTTGGTCATCTCGGTATCTTTCCCGAGCATGCAATCCTTTGGAATTTATTACAACCTAGTGGGCATTTTCTTAACCTATTTGCTTATTCAGGAGGGGCTTCACTTGCAGCTGCACAAGCAGGCTCAAAAGTCACTCATGTAGACGCGGCAAAAAATATGGTTAAATGGGCAGCTGAAAATGCCTCGATGAATGGAATCTCTTCTATTCGTTGGATTGTTGAGGATGCTCGAAAGTATTTAGCACGTGCAATTCGTCGTAAAGAGTCTTACGATGGAATCTTATTAGATCCTCCTTCTTTTGGAAGAGGCAAGTCAAAAGAAGTGTTTAAAATAGAAAGAGATCTCCCTTCTATGCTTGCCCAATGTCGTGAAATCCTCTCTGATCATCCTTCTTTTGTTATTCTTAGTTGCCATACTCCTGGTTTTACCCCAATTGTGCTCAAACAAATTCTTCAAGATGCTTTTGATGGGACAATTGAAGCGGGAGAGCTCATTTTAAAAGGACCTTTTGATCTTCCTGCTGGTGCTTATGCGAGATGGCAACCATAG
- a CDS encoding DUF948 domain-containing protein, which yields MSTDSLIISISVAIVACAFIAIVIFLAIILLSLRRTILDMDDKIQAFAPLARFIFKIGDLVEKKEKGMSESEDEISKKAFKKKDRCLDAVIEVVRWALVGVAIWQKLKEKK from the coding sequence ATGTCTACGGATAGTTTAATTATTTCTATAAGTGTTGCAATAGTGGCTTGTGCTTTTATTGCTATCGTCATTTTCTTAGCAATCATTCTACTGTCTTTACGTCGAACTATTTTGGATATGGATGATAAGATTCAAGCTTTTGCCCCTCTGGCTCGTTTTATTTTTAAGATAGGAGATCTAGTGGAGAAGAAAGAGAAGGGAATGAGTGAGAGTGAAGATGAGATCTCTAAAAAAGCCTTTAAGAAGAAAGATCGTTGCTTAGACGCAGTGATTGAAGTCGTGAGATGGGCTTTAGTCGGCGTAGCCATTTGGCAAAAATTGAAGGAGAAAAAATAA
- a CDS encoding dicarboxylate/amino acid:cation symporter, whose translation MKLWKKMLIGLFLGTLTGIFLGPKAAYLKPFGMVFLGLLNMLVVLLVFSSMTVGVTSINDVRKLGRVGLKTLLTYLLTTAIAIAFGLIAAKLLNPGKGIGLNQETIDLTIDETPELISIFMNLVPSNPVGSLANGNILQVIVFSIFLGLGINFAGEKGKPIALVLESLSEVMFTITGIVMTLAPYGIFATMAWVAGTFGMAILVPLLKLVLAHYFVCILHLIIVFGGILIFFAKVRVVPFFKGMTDAITLAASTTSSSATLPATLHCVEENLGVSKNIASFVLPLGSTVNMNGTAIFQGIAAVFISQAYGIELGWESLLVMVITATLSAVGCAGIPGGGIVTLSIVLGSVGLPIEGIAIVAGIDRLRDIIGTVVNILGDSVVAVFVAQSEGELDEAKYNSGVYISYDHKPTVTQESQT comes from the coding sequence ATGAAGCTATGGAAAAAAATGTTAATTGGTTTATTTTTAGGGACTTTAACAGGGATTTTTTTGGGTCCAAAAGCTGCCTATCTCAAACCATTTGGAATGGTGTTTCTTGGCCTCTTGAATATGTTAGTTGTGCTTCTCGTCTTCTCTTCTATGACAGTGGGGGTCACTTCAATCAATGATGTCCGTAAGCTTGGGCGAGTAGGTTTAAAAACTCTTCTCACCTATTTATTGACAACGGCGATAGCCATTGCTTTTGGTCTGATTGCTGCAAAACTTCTGAATCCTGGCAAGGGGATCGGCCTTAATCAAGAAACGATCGATTTAACAATAGATGAAACTCCTGAATTGATTAGCATTTTTATGAATTTGGTCCCATCAAATCCAGTGGGTTCTCTTGCAAATGGCAATATTCTTCAAGTGATTGTATTTTCAATCTTTTTAGGTCTAGGGATCAATTTTGCTGGAGAAAAAGGTAAACCTATTGCTCTGGTTCTTGAATCGCTTAGTGAAGTTATGTTTACAATTACTGGGATAGTCATGACCCTGGCTCCTTATGGGATTTTTGCAACTATGGCTTGGGTAGCAGGAACGTTTGGGATGGCGATTCTTGTTCCTCTGCTGAAACTTGTTTTAGCGCATTATTTTGTATGTATTCTCCATTTGATTATTGTTTTTGGAGGGATTTTAATATTTTTTGCCAAGGTGCGAGTGGTTCCTTTTTTTAAGGGAATGACAGATGCAATTACTCTAGCCGCATCAACAACCAGTAGCTCAGCCACTCTACCAGCTACTCTTCATTGTGTGGAAGAAAATTTGGGGGTTTCAAAAAATATTGCAAGTTTTGTTCTTCCATTAGGTTCTACTGTAAATATGAATGGGACAGCAATTTTTCAAGGAATTGCTGCGGTGTTTATTTCTCAAGCTTATGGCATCGAATTAGGGTGGGAGAGTCTTCTAGTGATGGTGATAACAGCTACCTTATCAGCTGTGGGTTGTGCAGGGATTCCTGGAGGAGGGATTGTGACTCTGTCCATCGTTCTTGGCTCAGTTGGTTTACCTATTGAAGGAATTGCAATTGTAGCTGGTATAGATAGGTTACGTGATATTATTGGCACAGTAGTCAATATTTTAGGGGATTCGGTTGTGGCTGTTTTTGTGGCTCAATCAGAAGGAGAATTGGATGAAGCCAAATATAATAGTGGTGTTTATATTAGTTATGATCATAAACCGACTGTTACTCAGGAGAGTCAAACATGA
- a CDS encoding dihydrolipoamide acetyltransferase family protein — MKKIIEVTLPKLGESILAATVIEIFKKEGDFIQEDEPLLEVSTDKVNSEIPSPVSGVIKEILVKVDQEIPIETPIVKIELGIETLTSLKSETISQIDSDGIGQEKENLLTPAVLRLAQIKGISLETLHTIYGTGQDGRITKKDIENYIDSKESSSIEKTEEEKIPLSGMRKMIADNMVRSFYQAPHASLVSEADVTDIIHLIQEKKEEFKQTHGFKLTITSFLIQAMTKALEQFPMLNASLEGETIIMKRLINIGIAVNVDKGLIVPVIKNCQTRNLVSFASAVAELASLARKNQLSPEAISDGTITMTNFGMTGALMGIPIIRYPEVAIIGAGTIQKRVVVRENQMTIRQMIYITLTFDHRLIDGIYGCQFLDAFKNYLESHHSLKSL, encoded by the coding sequence ATGAAAAAGATTATTGAAGTTACTCTTCCCAAACTAGGTGAAAGTATTCTTGCTGCTACAGTGATTGAAATTTTTAAAAAGGAGGGAGATTTTATTCAAGAAGATGAACCCCTACTCGAAGTCTCAACAGACAAGGTGAATTCAGAAATTCCTTCTCCTGTATCTGGTGTGATCAAAGAAATTCTTGTGAAAGTGGATCAAGAAATTCCTATAGAAACTCCAATTGTTAAAATTGAGTTAGGGATTGAGACTTTAACATCTCTTAAATCTGAAACCATTTCTCAGATAGACTCTGATGGGATAGGACAAGAGAAGGAAAATCTTTTGACTCCGGCTGTTTTACGTCTTGCACAGATAAAAGGGATCTCACTTGAAACACTTCATACAATTTATGGAACTGGGCAAGATGGTCGCATTACCAAAAAAGATATCGAAAACTACATAGATTCAAAAGAGAGTTCCTCTATTGAAAAAACAGAAGAAGAAAAAATTCCTCTGAGTGGGATGAGGAAAATGATTGCTGACAATATGGTGCGTTCCTTTTACCAAGCCCCTCATGCTTCTCTTGTCTCTGAAGCTGATGTCACTGATATCATTCACCTAATCCAAGAAAAAAAAGAAGAATTTAAGCAGACTCATGGTTTCAAACTTACCATTACCAGTTTCTTAATCCAAGCAATGACTAAAGCTCTTGAACAGTTTCCTATGTTAAATGCCTCTTTAGAAGGTGAGACGATTATTATGAAACGGTTAATCAATATAGGGATTGCGGTTAACGTAGATAAAGGTTTAATTGTACCTGTGATCAAAAATTGTCAGACACGCAATCTCGTCAGCTTTGCATCTGCTGTTGCTGAGCTTGCATCTTTAGCAAGAAAAAATCAACTCTCTCCTGAGGCTATCTCTGATGGAACAATTACAATGACAAATTTTGGGATGACTGGTGCCTTGATGGGGATCCCAATTATCCGTTATCCCGAAGTGGCAATTATTGGGGCTGGTACGATTCAAAAACGTGTTGTTGTTCGTGAAAATCAAATGACTATACGCCAAATGATCTATATCACTCTTACCTTTGATCATCGTTTAATTGATGGGATATATGGATGCCAATTTCTCGACGCTTTTAAAAATTACCTTGAATCGCATCATTCCTTAAAAAGTTTATGA
- a CDS encoding thioredoxin family protein, whose protein sequence is MPFTLPLNSKAPDFLLPATDGKTYRLSDFSSAKVLVIFFTCNHCPYVLGSDEITRQTANQFREKGVLFVAINSNSQNTYEEDSFEHMVERMKIHRFPWFYLHDASQKTASAYGALRTPHFYVFDAHRSLIYCGRGVDHPRNISLVKENNLKQALEDHLSGQKISTPLTNPIGCNIKWEGQDPHWMPLEACDLV, encoded by the coding sequence ATGCCCTTTACTCTTCCTCTTAACAGTAAAGCTCCTGATTTTCTTCTTCCTGCGACAGATGGAAAGACTTACCGACTATCTGATTTTTCTAGTGCTAAGGTGTTAGTAATTTTTTTCACATGCAACCATTGTCCCTATGTCTTAGGCTCAGATGAAATCACACGCCAAACAGCGAATCAATTTCGTGAAAAAGGAGTCCTTTTTGTAGCCATCAATTCTAATAGTCAGAATACTTACGAAGAGGATTCTTTTGAGCATATGGTGGAACGAATGAAAATCCATCGGTTTCCCTGGTTTTACTTACACGATGCCTCTCAAAAAACTGCATCTGCTTATGGGGCATTACGTACTCCTCACTTCTACGTCTTTGATGCTCATAGAAGTCTTATCTATTGTGGACGTGGAGTCGATCATCCACGTAATATCTCTCTTGTCAAAGAAAACAACTTAAAACAAGCCCTTGAAGATCATCTTTCTGGTCAAAAAATTTCTACTCCTCTTACAAATCCGATAGGATGCAATATTAAATGGGAAGGCCAAGATCCTCATTGGATGCCATTAGAGGCTTGCGATCTTGTTTAA
- a CDS encoding YtxH domain-containing protein yields the protein MLGKRKHTGSSFFLGAVIGGLFGGAAVLLLTPKSGKEMQKELIHHYGKVSHDTVQLLDGIRSQSLEMLEKAKTISKEANEIVNHYLEDK from the coding sequence ATGTTAGGAAAAAGAAAGCATACTGGGTCAAGTTTTTTTTTAGGAGCTGTGATAGGGGGACTTTTTGGAGGAGCAGCGGTCCTTTTATTGACTCCAAAATCAGGGAAAGAGATGCAAAAAGAATTGATCCATCATTATGGTAAAGTTTCGCATGACACGGTACAATTATTAGACGGGATTCGTAGCCAATCATTAGAAATGTTAGAAAAAGCAAAAACAATTTCTAAAGAAGCTAATGAAATTGTGAACCACTATTTAGAAGATAAATAG